Proteins from a genomic interval of Flammeovirgaceae bacterium SG7u.111:
- a CDS encoding ATP-binding protein: MLNRKILVFLLFFMPFFAYGQKNVDYESDVQALLKKSAEFEKKKDYKEATRFLNEAAIKAWEQKDHGKAILYFDKSVELNELIDNQSGIAKIQSNLAMIYSDIEEYEKSLGYFNEALEYRLAYGAKPEIISTHINKSVVLNNLTRHQEAAKHLEAALALATEMSDAAQMKSCYGMLSETYEKAGNEEQAIHYFNLYRTFHEMIQREKVEEANKEVEETKIGALRLELEKQQKELALLRAEKQLREKEEEVSMLNKEVKGLMEKMSKQDLAVSLLEKERELDKARILDGEREVVYQKSLSKIISIGLGFVFVFSILLFIGYRKNKKLNHSLDKQNAQITALNEDLETQVAARTEELQTTVIKLKKRNLELSQFSHVISHNLRGPIATVLGLSQTINQENLADPLNAKVFDGLVSTVGRMDMVVKEITVLLNIAENEELPLEYIDLKKITSCVTASLKDELELSKATLKVDFDELPTVKSVKAYLENILFNLISNAAKYKQLNENAEIQVVSSSNSETCCLKVIDNGIGIDQGDYDQIFEPYKRKTRFGGGRGLGLYLVKLQVEAMSGRIEVESVKGQGSEFRVVLPLN, from the coding sequence ATGTTGAATAGAAAAATACTCGTTTTTTTATTGTTTTTTATGCCATTCTTTGCTTATGGTCAAAAAAACGTTGATTATGAGTCTGATGTACAGGCTTTGTTAAAGAAATCTGCTGAGTTTGAGAAAAAAAAGGATTACAAGGAAGCTACGCGCTTTTTGAACGAAGCAGCAATAAAGGCATGGGAGCAAAAAGACCACGGTAAAGCTATCCTATATTTTGATAAGTCGGTAGAACTGAATGAGTTGATAGATAACCAGAGTGGGATTGCCAAAATTCAGAGCAATTTAGCGATGATCTATTCGGATATTGAGGAGTATGAAAAATCTCTTGGGTATTTTAACGAAGCATTAGAATACCGGTTGGCTTATGGGGCCAAACCAGAAATAATTTCTACACATATAAATAAGTCGGTGGTGCTGAATAACCTTACGCGCCACCAAGAAGCTGCAAAACATCTTGAGGCAGCATTGGCGCTAGCTACCGAGATGAGCGATGCGGCGCAGATGAAAAGCTGCTATGGGATGTTGTCCGAAACCTACGAAAAAGCGGGAAATGAAGAGCAGGCAATCCATTATTTTAACCTCTACCGTACATTTCATGAGATGATCCAGCGAGAGAAAGTTGAAGAGGCAAATAAGGAGGTAGAGGAGACAAAAATAGGGGCTTTGCGCCTTGAGCTTGAAAAACAGCAAAAAGAGCTGGCTTTGTTGAGGGCAGAGAAGCAACTTAGGGAAAAGGAGGAAGAGGTTTCTATGCTCAATAAAGAGGTGAAAGGCTTGATGGAAAAAATGAGTAAGCAGGATCTTGCCGTATCTCTTTTGGAAAAAGAAAGAGAGCTAGATAAAGCAAGAATATTAGATGGAGAAAGGGAAGTGGTTTATCAAAAGTCTCTTTCAAAAATAATCTCCATAGGTCTTGGGTTTGTTTTTGTTTTTTCAATATTACTTTTTATAGGTTATCGGAAAAATAAGAAGTTGAATCATTCCCTCGACAAGCAAAATGCTCAAATAACAGCGTTGAACGAGGATTTAGAAACCCAAGTAGCGGCTAGAACAGAAGAATTGCAGACTACGGTTATTAAGTTGAAAAAAAGAAATTTGGAGCTATCCCAGTTTTCCCATGTCATTTCCCACAATTTAAGAGGTCCAATAGCTACAGTTTTGGGGTTGAGCCAGACTATCAACCAAGAAAACCTTGCAGACCCTTTGAATGCCAAAGTGTTTGATGGTTTGGTTTCTACAGTCGGTCGAATGGATATGGTGGTGAAAGAAATAACAGTTCTACTAAACATTGCTGAAAATGAAGAACTTCCTCTGGAATATATAGATTTAAAAAAAATTACTTCTTGTGTAACCGCTTCTTTAAAAGATGAGCTAGAGTTGTCCAAGGCAACACTTAAAGTAGATTTCGACGAATTGCCCACGGTCAAATCGGTTAAAGCGTATTTGGAAAATATCTTGTTTAATCTTATTTCAAATGCGGCAAAATATAAACAGCTAAACGAGAATGCTGAAATTCAGGTTGTATCTTCGTCTAATAGTGAGACCTGTTGCCTGAAAGTCATCGATAATGGAATAGGGATAGATCAAGGCGATTATGATCAGATTTTTGAGCCTTATAAGAGAAAGACTAGGTTTGGAGGAGGAAGAGGTTTGGGGCTTTACTTGGTAAAATTGCAGGTGGAGGCGATGAGTGGGAGGATAGAGGTAGAAAGTGTCAAGGGGCAAGGCTCGGAGTTTAGGGTTGTTTTACCGTTAAACTAA
- a CDS encoding GNAT family N-acetyltransferase: MNIREATEYDFEKIWPFFHSIVSEGKTYSYPQNTTKEEGIELWIKKPRKTYVYEENGEILGSYYILTNKLGAGSHVCNCGYMVSPKARGKGVATALCKHSQKTALELGYKAMQFNFVTSSNEGAIRLWTKLGYDIVGRLPKGFNHPTKGFIDALVMYKWLV; encoded by the coding sequence ATGAATATTAGAGAAGCTACAGAATATGACTTTGAAAAAATTTGGCCATTTTTTCACTCTATTGTTTCTGAAGGAAAAACCTACTCTTATCCTCAAAACACCACCAAAGAAGAAGGAATAGAGCTTTGGATTAAAAAGCCAAGAAAGACCTATGTATACGAGGAAAATGGAGAAATACTAGGAAGCTATTATATCCTAACCAACAAACTAGGAGCAGGAAGCCATGTTTGTAACTGTGGGTATATGGTATCGCCAAAGGCAAGAGGCAAAGGCGTAGCGACCGCTCTTTGCAAGCACTCTCAAAAAACAGCCTTGGAACTGGGCTACAAAGCCATGCAATTCAACTTTGTTACCTCTTCCAACGAAGGGGCGATCAGGCTATGGACAAAACTTGGCTACGACATTGTTGGTAGGCTACCAAAAGGATTCAACCACCCCACCAAAGGCTTTATTGATGCTTTGGTTATGTATAAATGGCTGGTTTAA
- a CDS encoding DUF2490 domain-containing protein has translation MKLTTLTVVLLCTTVSLFAQPTKQVKYGNVQWLQYYNQTNISENWSLLVDGGYRWSEQFSASSQYVARAAAGYYLTDDIRIATGVAHLGFYSDGEVNRTEIRPYQELRIRQKLNRIGFNNRLRLEQRFFHIKATKEAKASDSFNYRFRYRFQFAIPLVKSFPNQPDQALSLQLGDEIFLNAGNEVVYNIFDQNRILLGTTYKVSPHLAFSFTYSNTFVAKNIAETYTHLDIFWVGIKHKIDLTEPVN, from the coding sequence ATGAAACTCACTACTTTAACAGTTGTGCTACTTTGCACTACAGTGAGCCTTTTTGCCCAGCCGACCAAGCAGGTAAAATACGGTAATGTGCAATGGCTCCAATATTACAACCAAACCAACATCAGCGAAAACTGGAGCTTGCTAGTGGACGGTGGCTACCGTTGGTCTGAACAGTTTTCCGCTAGCTCGCAATATGTAGCAAGAGCCGCAGCAGGGTACTATTTGACTGATGATATAAGAATAGCGACTGGAGTTGCGCACCTCGGTTTTTATTCGGACGGAGAGGTCAATAGAACAGAAATAAGACCGTACCAGGAATTAAGAATAAGGCAGAAACTCAATCGTATTGGATTCAATAACCGGCTGAGACTAGAGCAACGGTTTTTCCATATCAAGGCAACAAAAGAGGCGAAGGCTTCCGATTCATTCAATTACCGGTTCAGGTATCGCTTCCAGTTTGCAATCCCCCTTGTAAAATCATTTCCCAACCAGCCCGACCAAGCGCTCTCGCTCCAATTAGGCGACGAGATATTCTTGAACGCAGGCAACGAGGTGGTTTATAATATTTTTGACCAAAACAGAATACTTCTAGGCACTACATACAAAGTGAGTCCACACTTGGCATTTAGCTTTACTTACAGCAATACTTTTGTAGCAAAAAATATTGCTGAAACCTATACCCATCTTGATATTTTTTGGGTAGGGATCAAACACAAAATTGATCTTACAGAACCGGTCAATTAA
- the fsa gene encoding fructose-6-phosphate aldolase: MKFFIDTANLDDIREAKDFGVLDGVTTNPSLMAKEGINGKENILKHYVDICEIVGEGDVSAEVLSTDFDSMVKEGEELAALHPNIVVKIPMIKDGIKAIKYFTDNGIRTNCTLVFSAGQAILAAKAGAAYVSPFVGRLDDITFDGMELIEQIVDLYDTQGFATEVLAASIRSGLHIVQAAELGADVATCPLSAILGLLKHPLTDSGLAKFLEDAKKM, translated from the coding sequence ATGAAATTCTTCATCGACACGGCTAATCTTGACGACATCAGAGAAGCTAAAGATTTTGGTGTGCTTGACGGCGTTACTACCAACCCTTCGCTTATGGCGAAAGAAGGCATTAATGGCAAAGAAAACATTCTTAAGCACTACGTAGATATTTGCGAGATTGTAGGAGAAGGTGATGTTAGTGCTGAGGTACTTTCTACCGACTTCGATTCTATGGTAAAAGAAGGCGAAGAGCTTGCTGCTTTGCACCCAAATATCGTGGTAAAAATACCTATGATAAAAGACGGTATTAAGGCTATCAAATACTTTACTGACAATGGTATCCGTACAAACTGTACGTTGGTATTTTCTGCTGGTCAAGCTATTTTGGCTGCAAAAGCTGGTGCTGCTTATGTTTCTCCGTTTGTAGGAAGGCTTGACGACATCACTTTTGATGGAATGGAGCTTATCGAACAAATCGTTGACCTTTACGATACTCAAGGGTTCGCTACTGAAGTATTGGCTGCTTCTATCAGATCTGGCCTGCACATCGTTCAAGCTGCTGAGCTTGGTGCTGATGTAGCTACTTGCCCACTTAGCGCAATCTTAGGATTGTTGAAACACCCATTGACTGACAGTGGCTTGGCTAAGTTCTTAGAAGATGCAAAGAAAATGTAG
- a CDS encoding fructose-6-phosphate aldolase produces the protein MHIIKVKGKAKIPDYIQLRDDDFVLVAYFRADRPIKKPEKYGLEGKEEAFQELIDSLPFGKIQKLEL, from the coding sequence ATGCATATCATTAAAGTAAAAGGAAAGGCTAAAATCCCTGATTATATTCAGCTTCGCGATGATGACTTTGTGTTGGTTGCCTATTTTAGGGCGGATCGACCCATTAAAAAGCCCGAAAAATATGGGCTAGAAGGAAAAGAAGAAGCTTTTCAAGAGTTGATAGATTCCCTTCCTTTTGGTAAAATCCAAAAACTGGAACTATAA
- a CDS encoding ATP-binding cassette domain-containing protein, which translates to MAEDNENIISVRNTSIVREGKTVIRNLSFQLREGEFVYLIGKTGSGKSSILKTLYADLEPLGGSIHVAGYDLGKILKKQVPFLRRKLGIIFQDFELLDDRSVEENLTFVLKAMGWAEKQKIKDRSHEVLERVGLHNVSHKLPHQLSGGEQQRVAIARALLNDPLVILADEPTGNLDPEVAYEILDLFAKINQNGTAILMGTHNHSFLRKLPARVLYCEEQELKDVSKDRVEKRMG; encoded by the coding sequence TTGGCAGAAGACAACGAAAACATCATAAGTGTAAGGAATACCAGCATTGTTCGTGAAGGGAAAACTGTTATTCGTAACCTGAGTTTCCAACTAAGAGAAGGAGAATTTGTATACCTCATTGGAAAAACGGGCAGCGGCAAATCATCTATCCTCAAAACGCTATATGCTGACCTAGAGCCGCTGGGCGGAAGTATTCATGTGGCGGGCTATGACCTTGGCAAAATCTTGAAAAAGCAAGTTCCTTTCCTTAGGAGAAAACTGGGAATCATTTTCCAAGATTTCGAGCTCCTCGACGATCGCTCCGTAGAAGAGAATCTCACCTTTGTGCTAAAAGCTATGGGCTGGGCGGAGAAGCAAAAAATAAAAGATCGCTCTCATGAAGTATTGGAGCGGGTCGGCTTGCATAACGTGAGCCACAAGCTCCCCCACCAACTGTCGGGCGGTGAGCAGCAGCGGGTCGCCATTGCCAGAGCATTGCTCAACGATCCACTCGTGATTTTAGCAGATGAACCTACGGGCAACCTCGACCCAGAGGTAGCCTACGAAATACTAGACCTTTTTGCCAAAATAAACCAGAATGGAACTGCCATTTTGATGGGTACGCACAACCACTCCTTTTTGCGAAAGCTTCCGGCAAGAGTACTTTATTGCGAAGAGCAAGAACTCAAAGACGTAAGCAAAGACAGGGTGGAAAAAAGAATGGGTTGA
- the hslV gene encoding ATP-dependent protease subunit HslV — translation MKRQKVRSTTVLAVMHNGKVAIGADGQATMGDTVAKGNIKKIRKLSNGKIAVGFAGSTADAFSLLEKFEEKLGAYGGNLKRAAIELAKDWRTDRYLRKLEAMMIAASKEEILVISGTGDVLEPDNEIASIGSGSNYAKSAALALKKHATSMSAEEMVREGLTIAADICIYTNHNFVIETLD, via the coding sequence ATGAAGAGACAGAAAGTAAGATCGACGACGGTATTGGCAGTAATGCATAATGGAAAAGTAGCAATTGGGGCAGATGGCCAAGCAACCATGGGCGATACTGTAGCCAAAGGAAATATCAAAAAAATCCGCAAGCTGAGCAATGGGAAAATTGCCGTTGGATTTGCCGGCTCTACCGCCGATGCTTTTTCACTATTGGAAAAGTTTGAAGAAAAACTAGGTGCTTACGGTGGCAACTTGAAACGAGCTGCTATAGAATTAGCCAAAGACTGGCGTACAGATAGGTATTTGAGGAAATTGGAAGCCATGATGATCGCTGCTTCTAAAGAGGAAATATTAGTTATTTCGGGCACTGGAGATGTACTAGAACCAGATAACGAAATAGCTTCGATTGGTTCGGGAAGTAACTATGCTAAGTCCGCTGCTTTAGCACTGAAAAAGCACGCCACTTCTATGAGCGCTGAGGAAATGGTGAGAGAAGGCTTGACCATAGCCGCAGATATTTGTATCTACACCAACCACAATTTTGTGATAGAAACACTGGACTAA
- a CDS encoding toxin-antitoxin system YwqK family antitoxin: MPKPFLILFGFFLLGISSAGLCQPDTLRYEDGALKAFGKLKNGKKQGKWQSFYPNSVRSAVEFYKQGELDGSCKYYSFEGKLLSEEQWKMGLPHGEANYYLPNGKLEKSGSYLNGAYEGEWKFYYESGLLKRQGSYSSGLPNGKWTFYHENGKKWQEGNFIASKEDGHWVFYTEEGKIEFEGNFEKGKKVGEWFKYNKKGKKKPMKY, translated from the coding sequence ATGCCAAAACCTTTCCTCATATTGTTCGGGTTTTTCCTATTGGGAATAAGTTCTGCTGGGCTTTGCCAGCCAGATACCCTTCGGTATGAGGACGGTGCTTTAAAAGCTTTTGGAAAACTAAAAAACGGGAAAAAGCAAGGAAAGTGGCAATCATTCTACCCAAATTCTGTTCGGAGCGCAGTAGAGTTTTACAAGCAAGGCGAACTCGATGGCTCTTGTAAATACTACTCTTTTGAAGGGAAGTTACTTAGTGAAGAACAATGGAAAATGGGCTTGCCCCACGGTGAGGCCAACTATTACCTCCCAAACGGAAAGCTTGAAAAAAGCGGTAGCTACTTAAACGGAGCTTACGAGGGAGAGTGGAAGTTCTATTACGAATCGGGGCTCTTAAAAAGGCAAGGGAGCTATAGTTCAGGTTTGCCCAATGGCAAATGGACTTTCTATCATGAAAATGGGAAAAAGTGGCAAGAAGGCAACTTCATAGCAAGCAAAGAAGATGGGCACTGGGTTTTCTATACTGAAGAAGGAAAAATAGAATTTGAAGGCAATTTTGAAAAAGGCAAAAAAGTAGGAGAATGGTTTAAATACAACAAAAAAGGGAAGAAAAAGCCTATGAAATACTAA
- a CDS encoding S41 family peptidase: MKISKLLLPFVLLLSVFSCKENDVEPIDVTVKNKVVAVMTDWYLWNDGLSAEVDVNDFDSPEALISSLRNAKDKWSSIQEEVAFDQYYVSAEYVGLGFASTWLSDTELRVSLVYKGSPAYEAGLRRGMQILEVNGVPVQAISNFNAAFGADEAGVSVSLKVKKTGEAEEELQMTKAVVDITTVPHRSVIELGNKKVGYVVFNNFIERSKEDLNEAFDFFAAEGVDELVLDLRYNRGGLLNIAGYLSSIIAPPTLKDELLVQITFNEEKADENTPVNFEETPYSFDFDKVVIITTKSSASASEVVINGLKPYLDVKTVGDDSYGKPVGASSFRFDGYVFTPITFKITNADGVAEYFDGIPADVKVPDGLTYDFGDVDEDCLKEALYYIENGAFSAEGKRMAAPRVVQKNEEMYEGINKEIGAF, translated from the coding sequence ATGAAGATCAGCAAACTGCTTTTACCATTTGTCTTGTTACTCTCTGTTTTTTCTTGCAAGGAAAATGATGTGGAGCCGATAGATGTTACGGTTAAAAACAAGGTAGTAGCTGTTATGACTGATTGGTATTTGTGGAACGATGGTCTCTCAGCCGAGGTTGATGTCAATGATTTCGATAGTCCCGAAGCGCTCATTAGTTCGCTTAGGAATGCAAAAGACAAATGGAGCAGTATCCAAGAAGAGGTGGCTTTTGATCAATATTATGTATCTGCCGAGTATGTAGGCTTGGGTTTTGCCAGCACTTGGCTTTCAGATACAGAATTGAGAGTAAGTTTGGTGTACAAGGGTTCGCCTGCTTACGAAGCAGGGCTAAGACGAGGAATGCAGATTTTGGAAGTGAATGGAGTGCCTGTCCAAGCTATATCAAATTTTAATGCTGCATTTGGTGCGGACGAAGCAGGGGTGTCGGTAAGCCTTAAAGTGAAAAAAACTGGAGAAGCGGAGGAAGAGTTACAAATGACAAAGGCTGTGGTGGATATTACTACCGTCCCCCATAGGAGCGTGATAGAATTGGGAAATAAGAAAGTGGGCTACGTGGTGTTTAACAATTTCATAGAACGATCTAAAGAGGATTTGAATGAAGCGTTTGATTTTTTTGCTGCTGAAGGAGTGGATGAATTGGTGTTAGACCTTCGCTATAACCGAGGAGGCTTGCTCAATATTGCCGGATATCTTTCTAGTATTATAGCCCCACCAACTCTCAAAGATGAGTTATTGGTACAAATCACCTTCAATGAAGAAAAAGCTGACGAAAATACTCCTGTAAACTTCGAAGAAACACCTTATAGTTTTGATTTCGATAAGGTGGTAATCATCACGACAAAAAGCTCTGCTTCGGCTAGTGAGGTAGTTATAAATGGACTGAAGCCTTACTTAGATGTAAAAACCGTAGGAGATGACAGCTATGGTAAGCCGGTAGGGGCGAGCTCTTTCCGCTTCGATGGTTATGTATTTACCCCCATTACCTTCAAAATTACCAACGCTGATGGCGTAGCTGAATATTTTGACGGTATCCCTGCCGATGTAAAAGTGCCAGATGGCTTGACTTATGACTTTGGGGATGTGGATGAAGACTGTCTCAAAGAAGCCTTGTATTATATTGAAAATGGGGCGTTTAGTGCTGAAGGGAAGAGAATGGCAGCTCCAAGGGTTGTGCAGAAAAATGAGGAAATGTATGAAGGGATAAACAAAGAAATCGGAGCTTTTTAA
- the yidC gene encoding membrane protein insertase YidC, with amino-acid sequence MDKNNVTGLLLISLLLMAYFFFFNPEEQAPQQTEGQQAAEQVIDTPVEEKIRPEQAPLITDDLPDSAIQEKFGFFATAVSGTSEEVKLENDEMVVTFDTHGAKIKNVLLKNYVDYLKEPLILISEESSTMSEVVKSNVGDIDLNDLYYGVEREGNSIAFTITQGEQSFKRVFSLEKTGFVMDYTWETAGLDNVIQSEDVDYYWFYKMPKLEKAIDQSRTRSTVNYLTADLNFDDLNVSSNDKETKKLELPAKWVSFKHKFFNSAIITDKTFEDVEVASVVPAEDQTVVKASEMAFKMPIKSLKGDDGNIRYYFGPNDYDICEGVAPSFERNVYLGWAFFATINLYLVIPLFEFLEGLFSNYGIVILILVFIVKTLLFPLTYKSYFSMAKTKVLKPELDEIKAKHGDDMQKVQSEQMKLYQQVGVNPISGCIPMLAQMPVFLALFNFFPNAIQLRQQSFLWAEDLSSFDSIYNFGFEIPFYGDHISLFTLLMAISQIGYTYYSNQMNAAAQGPAKTIGYITPLMFMFFFNNFASGLTYYYFVSNVITVGQQLLIRRFVDDSKIRKILDENKKKNVNKKKSSFQQRLEDAMKQQNKKK; translated from the coding sequence ATGGATAAAAATAACGTCACAGGTTTATTGCTGATTTCTTTGCTGCTGATGGCATACTTCTTCTTTTTCAACCCAGAAGAACAAGCGCCTCAGCAGACTGAAGGCCAGCAAGCAGCCGAACAAGTAATTGACACACCAGTAGAAGAAAAAATACGCCCTGAGCAAGCTCCTCTCATTACTGATGATTTACCCGACTCAGCCATTCAAGAAAAATTCGGATTTTTTGCTACTGCGGTAAGTGGTACTTCTGAAGAGGTAAAGCTTGAAAACGATGAGATGGTAGTTACTTTCGATACTCACGGAGCAAAAATCAAAAATGTATTGCTTAAGAATTACGTGGATTACTTGAAAGAGCCTTTGATTCTGATAAGTGAAGAAAGTAGCACGATGTCTGAAGTGGTAAAATCTAATGTAGGTGATATTGACCTAAACGACCTTTACTACGGAGTAGAGAGAGAAGGGAATTCAATTGCCTTTACCATTACTCAGGGTGAGCAAAGTTTTAAACGAGTTTTCTCTTTGGAAAAAACAGGTTTTGTGATGGACTACACGTGGGAGACAGCGGGCTTGGATAATGTGATCCAGTCTGAAGATGTTGACTATTATTGGTTCTACAAAATGCCGAAGCTTGAGAAGGCAATCGACCAGAGTCGTACCCGATCTACAGTCAATTACCTTACGGCTGACCTCAATTTCGATGATTTGAATGTGAGTTCAAATGATAAGGAAACTAAGAAACTTGAATTGCCAGCCAAATGGGTTTCGTTCAAGCACAAGTTCTTTAATTCTGCCATCATTACCGATAAGACTTTCGAAGATGTAGAAGTTGCTTCGGTAGTGCCTGCCGAAGATCAGACAGTAGTAAAAGCCAGTGAGATGGCTTTCAAAATGCCTATCAAGTCATTGAAAGGCGATGATGGAAATATAAGATACTATTTCGGACCGAATGATTATGATATTTGTGAAGGTGTAGCTCCTAGCTTTGAGCGCAACGTTTATCTTGGATGGGCTTTCTTCGCTACTATCAACCTTTATCTGGTTATTCCTCTTTTCGAGTTCTTAGAAGGACTTTTCAGTAACTACGGAATCGTTATCTTGATTCTTGTTTTCATCGTAAAAACACTTCTTTTCCCTCTTACTTACAAATCTTATTTCTCAATGGCCAAGACGAAAGTATTGAAGCCAGAGCTAGATGAGATCAAAGCGAAGCACGGTGACGATATGCAAAAAGTGCAGTCTGAACAGATGAAGCTTTACCAGCAAGTAGGTGTGAACCCGATAAGCGGTTGTATACCCATGTTGGCGCAGATGCCCGTATTCTTGGCACTTTTCAACTTCTTCCCGAATGCTATCCAGCTTAGGCAACAAAGTTTCCTTTGGGCAGAAGATTTATCTTCATTCGATTCTATTTATAATTTTGGTTTCGAGATCCCATTTTATGGTGACCACATCAGTTTATTCACCTTATTGATGGCAATCTCTCAGATTGGATATACCTATTATAGCAATCAAATGAACGCTGCGGCGCAAGGACCAGCCAAAACAATTGGCTACATTACTCCGCTAATGTTTATGTTCTTCTTTAATAATTTCGCTTCAGGTCTTACGTATTATTACTTCGTTTCGAACGTAATCACTGTTGGTCAGCAGTTATTGATCAGGCGTTTTGTAGATGATAGCAAAATCAGAAAGATTTTGGATGAGAATAAGAAGAAGAATGTGAACAAGAAGAAGTCATCTTTCCAACAACGATTGGAAGATGCAATGAAGCAGCAGAACAAGAAAAAATAA
- a CDS encoding CTP synthase, with protein sequence MASAKYIFVTGGVTSSLGKGIISASLGKLLQARGYSVTIQKFDPYINIDPGTMNPYEHGECYVTDDGAETDLDLGHYERFLNVPTSQANNVTTGRIYNNVITREREGGYLGKTIQVIPHITDEIKANMFKLGETGNYDIVITEIGGCVGDIESLPFIEAVRQARWDLGENNSIVIHLTLVPYLKSAGELKTKPTQHSVKALSEAGVQPNILVCRTEYPLPSDMKRKIALFCNVNYNSVIQSLDAETIYDVPLMMRKERLDEIVLDKFRLPQEPEPNIDSWKHFLGKLKNPTTEVNVGLIGKYVELPDAYKSIIEGLIHAGAMNESKVNVKWIHSEKLEEDNLETTFKDLDGMLVAPGFGERGIDGKVKATMYARNNNIPFFGICLGMQCAVIGFARDVLQLEDAHSAEFDPESKNLVIDIMEDQKNLKQMGGTMRLGAYKCNLKKNSLAHKVYGTTSISERHRHRYEFNNNYLEQFEKAGMVASGINPDSGLVEIMEVKGHPFFIGSQFHPELKSTVENPHPLFVGFVAAAIAKSKLEKGDNQ encoded by the coding sequence ATGGCTTCGGCAAAGTACATTTTTGTAACAGGAGGTGTGACATCCTCATTGGGTAAAGGTATTATTTCAGCTTCACTGGGCAAATTATTGCAGGCAAGGGGCTATTCGGTCACTATTCAAAAATTCGATCCTTATATCAATATCGATCCGGGCACAATGAATCCTTATGAACATGGAGAGTGTTATGTTACGGACGATGGCGCTGAAACTGATTTGGATTTAGGGCATTACGAACGTTTTTTGAACGTGCCTACTTCTCAGGCGAACAATGTTACTACAGGTAGGATCTACAATAATGTGATCACCAGAGAGCGTGAAGGCGGCTATTTGGGAAAAACCATTCAGGTAATCCCGCATATTACCGATGAGATCAAAGCCAACATGTTTAAGTTGGGTGAAACTGGAAACTACGATATCGTCATTACTGAAATTGGTGGTTGTGTAGGTGATATCGAATCTTTACCGTTTATAGAAGCTGTGCGCCAAGCACGCTGGGATTTGGGTGAGAATAACTCAATTGTTATTCATTTGACCTTGGTTCCTTACCTCAAATCTGCTGGAGAGCTCAAGACCAAACCAACCCAGCACTCTGTAAAAGCGCTTTCGGAAGCAGGGGTGCAGCCTAATATTTTGGTTTGCCGTACCGAATACCCACTTCCTTCGGATATGAAGCGTAAAATCGCTCTTTTCTGCAACGTAAATTACAATTCTGTTATCCAATCGTTAGATGCGGAAACTATTTATGATGTGCCTCTGATGATGCGCAAAGAAAGGTTGGACGAGATAGTACTCGATAAATTCCGCTTACCACAAGAGCCTGAGCCAAATATAGATTCGTGGAAACACTTTTTGGGTAAGCTAAAAAATCCAACTACCGAGGTCAATGTCGGTTTGATTGGTAAATATGTAGAATTGCCAGATGCCTATAAATCGATTATAGAAGGGCTGATTCATGCGGGAGCCATGAACGAAAGCAAGGTGAACGTAAAATGGATTCATTCTGAAAAGCTAGAAGAGGATAACCTCGAAACTACATTCAAAGATTTAGACGGAATGCTGGTAGCTCCAGGTTTTGGAGAGAGGGGGATAGACGGAAAAGTGAAGGCTACGATGTATGCCCGCAACAATAACATCCCATTTTTCGGAATTTGTCTAGGAATGCAATGTGCTGTAATTGGTTTTGCAAGAGATGTTCTCCAGCTAGAAGATGCTCATTCGGCAGAGTTTGACCCAGAGTCAAAAAACTTGGTGATCGACATTATGGAAGATCAAAAGAACCTAAAGCAAATGGGCGGTACAATGAGGCTAGGTGCATACAAATGTAACTTGAAAAAGAATAGCCTTGCTCATAAAGTGTACGGGACAACAAGTATTTCGGAGCGCCACCGTCACCGTTATGAGTTTAATAATAACTACCTAGAGCAGTTCGAAAAAGCGGGAATGGTAGCTTCGGGTATCAATCCTGATTCCGGATTGGTTGAAATCATGGAGGTGAAAGGTCATCCCTTCTTCATTGGTTCGCAGTTCCACCCAGAGCTTAAAAGTACAGTAGAGAACCCTCATCCTCTTTTTGTAGGTTTTGTAGCTGCTGCTATTGCAAAAAGCAAATTAGAAAAGGGTGATAACCAATAA